The Thiohalorhabdus sp. Cl-TMA genome includes the window CCAGAGGGTGGCGCCGAGGAAGCGGACCCCGGCGATGGTGGCCACCCCCCGCTCTACGACTTGGACGTTAGCCGTGTCCCGGGCGGCGTCCCGGCACGCCTGGTAGGTCTCTTCCAGGTCGCGCCCATAGGCCTCGTGGTTGCCCAGCACGTAGAGCACTGGGAGCTTCGGAAAGGTGCGGTGCGGTCCGCCCAGGCGATGCCGGCCGCCCCCTTGTGGATGTCGCCGGCGAGGACCAGCACATCCGCCTCCTCGTTGATCCGCTCGGCGCGGATGGAATTGATCGGGCCGCCGCCCCGGGCCAGATGGTCCGCCGCGTAGAACTCCAGGTGCAGATCACTCAGGTAGGCGATACGCACTTCAGCCTCCGAGCAGGATCCGGCGCACCTCCATCAGCTGGCGCACATCGTTGGCGGCTCGGTGGGCATAGATGTCCTGGGCGTTTAGCCGCTCCCAGGCCAAATCCATGGCCACCTGGTACGCCGTGGCGTCCCCGCGGGCGAGGCCCACCAGGTGCCACTTGGCGTCCTTCCATGCGATCCCCGGGTCGGGGAACTCGCCAAGGGTGTCCTGGATCAGCCGGTGCACCCAATCCTTGTCGGCGCCAGAGGTGGCCATCACGGTTTTCCCGGTAAGCTGGCGCACCACCTCTTCGGCCACCTGACGGGGCGGCAACCCGTGCTCGGCGAGGTGGGCGCGGGATAGGCCGTGCACGCCCTGAGCAGCCGGATCCCAATCGGTCCAGTCCTCCATCCCGGTGGGATCGATCAGGTAGGACCGGATGATCCCGGTGGTGACGTCGCCCCAGGCCACCTCGATCGGGTAGCTATAGAATTCGTCCAAGCTGGAGGCCTCGCAGTCTAGGAAAAACATTCCCTCGCCTTCATTCACTGCCCATTCAGTATGGCTAAAGCCCGAGCTACATCATCGTCCTGCAGCCCCTGCTCGGGGTCGACCTCCACGACCGGGTAGCCAAGGCCATCGCGGTCGCCCCACTGGTCGTCCAGGGCTACCCAGGCCACGGGCTCTCCGTTGCGACGGAGCCAGTCGGCCACCTCCTCAAAGCGCCGGCAGAAGGAGTAGGCCAGATCCGGATCCGTAGTCCCCACCAAGGGCGCATCCGGCCAACCCGCGGCGGCCAATAGATCGCTGATCTCCCCGAGCTCCAGCACCGTCCGCCAATCACTGGAGACGATGACCTGCGCCTCGGCCTCGACCACCAGGTCCCGGACCCGGCCCACCAAGCGGTCCTCCAAGAGCGCACACCGCTCGGGATCTACCCAGCGCCAGGTGCAGCCCTCCCCTTCGTTGACCGTCCCAGAATCGAAACGCCCTTGACCGGGCGCCAAGGTGGATCTGCGGTTCACTACCCCATCGAAGTCCAAAAACAGCACGCGGTTCGCAGTTACCACATCAACCTCCCAGCAGAATCCGGCGCACCTCCATCAGGTGGCGCACCACCTCCTCGGCCACCTGCCGGGGCGGCAACCCGTGCTCGGCGAGGAGGGCGCGGGACAGCCCGTGCACGTCCTGGGCGGCCGGGTCCCAATCGGTCCAGTCCGCCATCCCGGTGGGACCGATCAGGTAGGAATGGATGGTTCCGGTGGTAACGGACCCCCAGGCCACCTCGATGGGATAGCTGTGCCACTCGTCGAGGCTGGAAGCCTCGCAATCGAGGAAATACATCCCACGCACCCTTTCACTTGCAGCCGAGCAGAACCAGGACTTGCCGCACATCGGCCGCATGTAGCCCCTGCTCGGGGTCGATATCTAGGCTCCTCGACGCCGCAAATGGATTTCACATAGTCTTTGCGGACACGAAAAGCCTGGTTCGGACTGCCACTTACCCCACGTTTTGAGGTCCCGCATGCAGAGCAAGGACATCCTCGCCCTCGGACTGGGCCTGGAATCGCCCTGGGAGCTGGT containing:
- a CDS encoding HAD domain-containing protein; the encoded protein is MVTANRVLFLDFDGVVNRRSTLAPGQGRFDSGTVNEGEGCTWRWVDPERCALLEDRLVGRVRDLVVEAEAQVIVSSDWRTVLELGEISDLLAAAGWPDAPLVGTTDPDLAYSFCRRFEEVADWLRRNGEPVAWVALDDQWGDRDGLGYPVVEVDPEQGLQDDDVARALAILNGQ